From a region of the Salvelinus alpinus chromosome 2, SLU_Salpinus.1, whole genome shotgun sequence genome:
- the LOC139552430 gene encoding zinc finger protein 271-like produces the protein FDFVVHTGERRDYRGPSGNPQQPHDADKAEKSLSTSELLQKHQQRPTGKKSHCCSDCGKRFTSSGIKIHQRTHTGDKPFSCVQCGKSFTTSGHLTLHQRTHTGETPYSCDQCGKSFGHSGTLTLHQRIHTGEKPYSCGQCGKSFTQSTSLISHQRTHTGEKPYSCGQCGKSFTTSGSLTLHQRTHTGEKPYSCDQCGKSFCQSRDLTVHQRTHTGEKPYSCDQCGKSFGASSTLTIHQRTHTGETPYSCGQCGKSFTTSSNLTLHQRTHTGETPYSCGQCGKSFTQSTSLISHQRTHTGEKPYSCGQCGKSFTTSGHLTLHQRIHTGEKSYSCGQCGKSFGRSGQLTLHQRIHTGEKPYSCGQCGKSFTTSGHLTIHQRIHTGEKPYICDQCGMSFTSSSQLTLHQRTHTGEKPYICDQCGMSFTTSSHLIRHQRTHTGEKPYSCNHCEKSFPTSGQLTSHQRTHTGEKPLHCDQCDKRYSDKRSLIKHQKIHT, from the coding sequence tttgactttgttgttcacacaggagagagacgggactatcgtggacCCTCTGGGaatcctcaacaacctcatgatgctgacaaggcagagaagagtctctccacatcagaactcctccagaaacaccagcagagacccacagggaagaaatctcattgttgctctgactgtgggaagagattcacctcatcaggcattaaaattcatcagagaacacacacaggagataaaccatttagctgtgttcaatgtgggaagagttttactacatctggtcatctgacattacaccagagaacacacacaggagagacaccttacagctgtgatcaatgtgggaagagttttggtcattcTGGcactctgactttacaccagagaatacacacaggagagaaaccttatagctgtggtcaatgtgggaagagttttactcagtcaaccagcctgatatcacaccagagaacacacacaggagagaaaccttatagctgtggtcaatgtgggaagagttttactacatctggctctctgacattacaccagagaacacacacaggagagaaaccttatagctgtgatcaatgtgggaagagtttttgtcaatctagggatctgacagtgcaccagagaacacacacaggagagaaaccttatagctgtgatcaatgtgggaagagttttggtgcatctagcactctgactatacaccagagaacacacacaggagagacaccttatagttgtggtcaatgtgggaagagttttactacatctagcaatctgactctacaccagagaacacacacaggagagacaccttatagctgtggtcaatgtgggaagagttttactcagtcaaccagcctgatatcacaccagagaacacacacaggagagaaaccttacagctgtggtcaatgtgggaagagttttactacatctggccatctgactctacaccagagaatacacacaggagagaaatcgtatagctgtggtcaatgtgggaagagttttggtcgatctggccagctgacattacaccagagaatacacacaggagagaaaccttacagctgtggtcaatgtgggaagagttttactacatctggtcatctgactatacaccagagaatacacacaggagagaagccttatatctgtgatcaatgtgggatgagttttacttcatctagccagctgactttacaccagagaacacacacaggagagaaaccttatatctgtgatcaatgtgggatgagttttactacatcaagccatctgattcgacaccagagaacacacacaggagagaaaccttatagttgtAATCATTGTGAGAAGAGTTTTCCTACATCTGGccagctgacttcacaccagagaacacacacaggagagaaacctctccactgtgatcaatgtgacaagagatactctgataaaaggtctctgatcaaacatcagaaaatacatacatga